In Solanum pennellii chromosome 3, SPENNV200, a single window of DNA contains:
- the LOC107012755 gene encoding calcium-binding mitochondrial carrier protein SCaMC-1-like: MSGAVAEHVNHPVMAAKDPSGCCNPVKKPGPVSVDHVLSALRETKEERDLRMRGLFSFFDSDNVGYLDSVKIGKGLFAMQIPADYKFARELLTECDKNKDGRVDYPEFRKYMDDKELELYRIFQAIDVEHNGCILPEELWDALIKAGIQIDDDELARFVEHVDKDNNGIITFEEWRNFLLLYPHEATLENIYKYWERVCLVDIGEQAVIPEGINKHVHTVKYFLAGGVAGATSRTFTAPLDRLKVVLQVQTNRASIGSTIREIWKDGGVLSFFRGNGLNVMKVAPESAIRFYAYEILKNVIAHTQGEEQGDLGASGRFVAGGMAGAVAQTAIYPMDLVKTRLQTHASEGGKVPNLGKLSKDIWIQEGPRAFYKGLIPSLLGIIPYSGIDLAVYETLKDLSRTYILQDREPGALVQLGCGTISGALGATCVYPLQVIRTRMQAQPTNTEAAYSGMSDVFRRTLQHEGPRGFYKGLFPNLLKVVPAASITYIVYEYMKKNLDLK; this comes from the exons ATGTCTGGAGCTGTAGCGGAGCACGTGAATCATCCGGTAATGGCGGCTAAAGACCCGTCTGGTTGTTGTAATCCGGTGAAAAAGCCGGGTCCGGTTTCAGTGGACCATGTTTTATCAGCACTAAGGGAGACTAAGGAAGAGAGGGACCTTAGAATGAGAGGTCTATTCAGTTTCTTTGATTCCGACAATGTGGGTTACTTGGATTCTGTGAAAATTGGGAAGGGGTTGTTTGCTATGCAAATTCCGGCGGATTATAAGTTTGCTAGGGAATTGTTGACCGAATGTGATAAGAATAAGGATGGGAGGGTGGATTATCCGGAATTCAGAAAGTATATGGATGATAAGGAGCTGGAGCTGTATAGGATTTTTCAGGCTATTGATGTGGAGCACAATGGGTGTATCTTGCCTGAGGAGCTCTGGGATGCCCTTATAAAAGCTG GGATACAAATAGATGATGATGAACTTGCACGGTTTGTGGAACATGTTGATAAGGATAATAATGGTATTATCACTTTTGAAGAATGGAGAAATTTTCTTCTACTTTATCCACATGAGGCCACCTTggaaaatatttacaaatacTGGGAGAGGGTATGTCTTGTAGATATTGGTGAACAAGCTGTCATACCCGAAGGCATCAATAAGCATGTTCATACAGTTAAATATTTCCTTGCTGGGGGAGTTGCAGGAGCTACTTCTCGTACCTTTACAGCTCCCCTTGATAGGCTAAAGGTGGTTTTACAAGTTCAGACTAATCGTGCTTCTATTGGGTCCACTATCAGAGAAATATGGAAGGACGGTGGTGTCTTGAGCTTTTTTAGGGGCAATGGGTTAAATGTGATGAAGGTTGCACCTGAAAGTGCAATTAGGTTTTACGCTTATGAGATCTTAAAAAATGTGATTGCTCATACGCAGGGTGAGGAACAGGGTGACCTTGGAGCTTCTGGACGTTTTGTGGCTGGGGGCATGGCTGGTGCAGTAGCACAGACTGCCATCTATCCCATGGATCTTGTTAAGACTCGGTTACAAACGCATGCAAGTGAAGGTGGAAAGGTCCCCAACCTGGGAAAACTATCAAAAGATATATGGATTCAGGAGGGGCCTCGGGCGTTCTATAAAGGGCTGATACCATCTCTTCTTGGAATTATACCTTATTCAGGCATTGATTTGGCTGTTTATGAAACGCTGAAGGATTTGTCTAGGACTTATATTCTTCAGGATAGAG AACCTGGTGCTCTTGTGCAACTTGGTTGTGGAACAATTTCCGGAGCACTTGGAGCAACGTGTGTTTATCCTTTGCAGGTTATAAGAACGAG AATGCAAGCTCAACCTACAAATACTGAGGCTGCTTACAGTGGAATGTCTGATGTGTTCCGGAGAACACTTCAGCATGAAGGTCCCAGGGGCTTCTACAAAGGTCTCTTTCCGAATCTTCTAAAAGTAGTGCCAGCAGCAAGCATTACTTATATCGTTTATGAATACATGAAAAAGAATCTAGATCTCAAATAG
- the LOC107012426 gene encoding pentatricopeptide repeat-containing protein At5g61800 — protein MVQISCKQSTSFLIFTLKHQCKTISQIYQVHAQSVTNGFLFSFNSTFILTQILHSFTSLLSSLPSQPTTRYPSAIFNLIHNPSTFCYNTIIRAHTLLSSPNASFFYFIKMRRNSVPPDSHTFPFVLKASGLLNSLLLGKTLHSQALKFGFLVDAFVCNNLVHVYTISGSIGDARKVFDESCDRDVVSYNLIIDGYVKAGEIREAREVFNEMPVRDAVSYGTLLAGYAKMNQCRNAIELFDQMVMLNVKVDNVALVSALSACAQMGELEKGKTIHDYIKRKRIAIDSYLCTGLVDLYAKCGCIDIARELFEMSKDKKVFSWNAMLVGLAMHGYGQLLFDYFSRMVETGVQPDGVTFLALLVGCNHGGLIHEARRFFEEMEGVYGVPRELKHYGCMADLLARAGLIKEAMGMIEAMPMAGDVFVWGGLLGGCRTHGHVELAVKAAENVMEVKPGDGGVYSILANVFADAGRWDDLVDIRRKRDRVKIKKSAGCSLIQLNGVTHEFISWDDLHPQSNDIYSILNCLQRHIFQYY, from the coding sequence ATGGTTCAAATAAGTTGCAAGCAATCAACATCCTTCTTGATTTTTACACTGAAGCATCAATGCAAGACGATTTCACAAATTTATCAAGTTCATGCTCAATCTGTTACCAATGGCTTCCTCTTCTCTTTCAATTCCACTTTTATACTCACTCAAATCCTTCATTCCTTCACTtcccttctctcttctcttcctTCACAACCCACCACTCGCTATCCATCCGCCATTTTCAATCTTATTCACAACCCATCAACTTTCTGTTACAACACCATCATTCGAGCTCACACCCTTCTCTCTTCTCCTAATGCTTCCTTCTTTTACTTCATCAAAATGCGGAGAAATTCAGTTCCGCCAGATTCCCACACTTTCCCTTTTGTTCTTAAAGCTAGTGGGTTACTGAATTCTCTGCTTCTGGGTAAGACCCTTCATTCACAAGCGTTGAAGTTTGGCTTTTTAGTTGACGCGTTTGTGTGTAACAATCTTGTTCATGTGTATACCATTAGTGGTAGTATTGGTGATGCACGTAAAGTGTTTGATGAAAGTTGTGACAGAGATGTTGTTTCTTATAATTTGATTATTGATGGGTATGTTAAGGCTGGTGAGATTCGGGAAGCCAGGGAAGTGTTTAATGAAATGCCTGTGAGAGATGCAGTTTCTTATGGCACACTTTTGGCTGGGTATGCAAAAATGAACCAGTGTAGAAATGCCATTGAGCTATTTGATCAAATGGTTATGTTGAATGTGAAAGTTGATAACGTTGCGTTGGTTTCTGCTCTCTCAGCTTGTGCACAGATGGGGGAACTCGAGAAGGGGAAGACGATACATGATTATATTAAAAGGAAAAGGATTGCTATAGATTCGTATTTGTGTACTGGCTTGGTTGATCTATATGCCAAATGCGGCTGCATTGACATTGCTAGAGAGTTATTTGAGATGAGCAAGGACAAAAAAGTGTTTAGTTGGAATGCTATGCTAGTTGGATTGGCGATGCATGGCTATGGCCAGTTACTATTTGATTACTTCTCAAGAATGGTGGAGACTGGTGTTCAGCCTGATGGGGTGACTTTTTTGGCGTTGTTGGTGGGGTGTAACCATGGGGGTCTTATTCATGAAGCTAGAAGGTTCTTCGAAGAAATGGAAGGGGTTTATGGTGTTCCTCGAGAACTAAAACATTATGGGTGCATGGCGGATCTGCTGGCACGTGCAGGGTTGATTAAAGAAGCTATGGGGATGATAGAGGCAATGCCAATGGCTGGTGATGTGTTTGTCTGGGGTGGTTTACTTGGTGGGTGTAGGACACATGGGCACGTCGAGCTAGCAGTGAAAGCTGCTGAAAATGTAATGGAGGTGAAACCTGGAGATGGCGGTGTTTATTCAATCTTGGCAAATGTCTTTGCAGATGCTGGCCGTTGGGATGACTTGGTCGATATAAGGAGAAAAAGAGACCGCGTAAAGATCAAGAAGAGTGCTGGTTGTAGTTTGATTCAATTGAATGGAGTAACACATGAGTTCATTTCATGGGATGACTTGCACCCTCAAAGCAACGACATATATTCCATCTTAAATTGTCTGCAACGACATATATTCCAATATTACTAA